In Candidatus Palauibacter soopunensis, the genomic stretch GCGTCCCGGCCGCGTAGGCCTCGAGGATCGCAATGGCCGTGGCCGGCTCGCCCTCCCGGAAATGGCCCGCGAGCCTCAGGATCTGACCGGCGGAGTAGTCGTATTCCTCCGGTCGCGTACGCCGCCAGTTCTCGAACCTCGACATCGCCGCCTCGACCCCGCCCGCCTCGACGATCGGCAGCAGTCGTTCCGCGATCGACGGTTTAGGGCGAACCGCTTCGGCGCCCCACAGGACGTTCGTCAAACCCTCCACGAGGGGTCCCAGGTCGGAGGATGTGTTGTCCAGCAGCGCGATGAGGCGTCCGTGGTCCGGGAAGACGCGCAGGTAGGAGGAGAAGCCGAAGATTCCTCCCGAGTGTTCGATGACGCGCACGCCGCTGTCGTCCCCGATATCCCGCGTCCGCACACCCACGCCGTACCCGTACGACCCGGATTCGAGACCGGGGGTCGTCATGCGCACCAGCGTCTCCGGGTCGCGGAACAGGCCTCCTTCGACGAAGAGGCTGGAGGCCCAGCGAGCGAGGTCGCCGACGGTGGAGTAGAGCATGCCGGCGGCATACGGCACGGACGGATCGATGAGGCGCGCCGGCCGATAGCCGACGAGATTGCGTGTGTGGCCGCCGGCGTGGCCCTCCGGCGGCCAGAGCGCATGATCGTACCCGGTATCGCGCAACTCCAGCGGCTCGAGCACATACGTGCGGAGGGCCTCGTCGTAGCTCAGCCCCGTGACGCGTTCCGCGATCCAACCCAGAAGTACATAGCCCGAGTTGGAGTACTCGAAGTCCGTGCCCGGTTCGAAAGAGAGAGGGGCCTCCCAGGTGAGCGTGAGGATCTCGTGCGGCGAAAACGGGGTTGCCGCTTCCCAGTCCATGAACCCCGGGACGTTCGTGTGGCTCGGCAACCCCGAGGTGTGCGTGAGCAGGTGGTGGAGCGTGATCCGTTCCGCGAACTCCGGCGGATATTCCTCGACGTAGCGGCCCACCGGGTCCTCGACTCGCAACAATCCCTCCTCCTCGAGTCTGAGGATCAGCGCTGCCGTGAACTGCTTCGTCAGCGACGCGATGCGAAACCGCGTGTGCGGGGCGTTGGCGCCACCGCCCGCAAAGTCGGAGCGGCCGAACGCTCCCTCGAACAGGATCTCGCCCGCGTCGACGATGAGGGCCGCGCCATTGAAGAGCCTCAGGTCATGGAAGGAACGGAGGTATCCTTCGGCCCGTTCCGCGCGCGGCTGCGCCTCGACGGCGGACGCGAGCCCAACGACGAGCGCCGCGGCGAGACCGTACTTCCAGGATATTTTTCGACGCGGATACAAGCGGGATCCTCCCATGAAGCAGAAGCGGCCGGAAAGCTCGCGTCCCCTGAACGAAAGGGATAGGATCGCATCATGCGCTCGATCTCAAGTCGGCAGCGGTCCCGGATTCTGGAACTGGAGGAAGCTGCGCGGCCGCTCGACCCCGACGCGGGCGAGCGCGACCGCCTCATGGCCGAGGTGCACGCCTACGCGCAGCGGTTCCTCGATGAACTCCCCGAACGACCCGCCTACCGGCACGACAAGTCAGCCGTCGCGGAGATCCGGGAACTCGGGCTCGGGACCGATACGCGGCCCATCGAGCGGCTCATCGACCGGATCGACGAATCCGTCGTGGGGGCGGGACTCGTGCCCTCGCACGGCGGGCACCTCGGGTACATCCCCGGCGGCGGCATCTACGCATCCTCGCTGGCGGACTATCTCGCGGCCGTCACGAACGAATACGCCGGCGTACGGTTCACCGGGCCGGGCGCGGTCGAGATGGAGAACGTCATCCTCGACTGGATGGCGCGTTTCACGGGATACCCGACCACATGCGCCGGGAACCTCGCCTCGGGAGGCTCGATCGCGAGCCTCATCGCCGTCGTCACCGCCCGCGAGGCGGCCGGCCTTCGCGCTCGCGACTACGAAAGGGCCGTCGTCTA encodes the following:
- a CDS encoding serine hydrolase, with the protein product MYPRRKISWKYGLAAALVVGLASAVEAQPRAERAEGYLRSFHDLRLFNGAALIVDAGEILFEGAFGRSDFAGGGANAPHTRFRIASLTKQFTAALILRLEEEGLLRVEDPVGRYVEEYPPEFAERITLHHLLTHTSGLPSHTNVPGFMDWEAATPFSPHEILTLTWEAPLSFEPGTDFEYSNSGYVLLGWIAERVTGLSYDEALRTYVLEPLELRDTGYDHALWPPEGHAGGHTRNLVGYRPARLIDPSVPYAAGMLYSTVGDLARWASSLFVEGGLFRDPETLVRMTTPGLESGSYGYGVGVRTRDIGDDSGVRVIEHSGGIFGFSSYLRVFPDHGRLIALLDNTSSDLGPLVEGLTNVLWGAEAVRPKPSIAERLLPIVEAGGVEAAMSRFENWRRTRPEEYDYSAGQILRLAGHFREGEPATAIAILEAYAAGTPELPAIRFALSELHEEAGTVDAASDHIREALAYNPGMPRLLERLSDLGIEPDPALRLPIVRLEPGNLSLFVGEYRVDPATTLTVTLEEGVLMAARTGEAAFRLLPQSPTTFLLHGSAVQFVFEVVDGVAGAVSVVEADQRLAFPRIGR